A single Dreissena polymorpha isolate Duluth1 chromosome 14, UMN_Dpol_1.0, whole genome shotgun sequence DNA region contains:
- the LOC127857996 gene encoding uncharacterized protein LOC127857996: MRYLVIVVFLLLSSSICLSAQGNKGGQGGKGGKNGGGGGGGGGGGKGGGSGGQGGDHGKNGANGKDATSIFGGGGGGGGGGAGGGKGGKGGEGGLLGFDGKDGQHGSSNAGGSGGAGGGGWWGRRRRSLMKKL, from the exons ATGAGGTATCTGGTCATTGTGGTGTTCTTGTTGCTATCTTCCTCAATATGCCTTTCCGCTCAAG GTAATAAGGGGGGTCAAGGCGGAAAAGGTGGAAAGaacggcggcggtggtggtggtggtggcggagGCGGCAAAGGCGGCGGTTCCGGTGGACAGGGAGGTGACCATGGTAAGAACGGTGCGAATGGCAAGGATGCGACCTCTATATTCGGAGGCGGTGGAGGAGGCGGCGGAGGTGGTGCAGGTGGAGGCAAGGGGGGAAAGGGAGGAGAAGGTGGCTTATTGGGTTTCGACGGTAAGGATGGACAACACGGTAGCTCCAACGCTGGCGGAAGTGGTGGCGCAGGCGGTGGGGGATGGTGGGGGAGGCGGCGGAGGTCGTTGATGAAAAAGCTTTAA